A genomic region of Pseudoxanthomonas suwonensis contains the following coding sequences:
- the cyoB gene encoding cytochrome o ubiquinol oxidase subunit I, with amino-acid sequence MTGYLGWESFPLHDPVIMAAFVGTALGGIAIMALVTRYKLWGTLWRDWFTSIDHKKIGIMYMVLGLVMLLRGFADALMMRLQQAMAFGDNLGYLPPHHYDQIFTAHGVIMIFFVAMPLVTGLMNYLVPLQIGTRDVAFPFLNNFSFWMTTAGAVLVMLSLFVGEFAKTGWLAYPPLSGIDYSPDVGVDYYIWALQIAGVGTLLSGVNLIVTIVKMRAPGMTLMRMPVFTWTALCTNVLIVVSFPVLTAVLALLAMDRYVGTNFFTNDLGGNPMMYVNLIWIWGHPEVYILILPVFGVFSEIVAALSGKRLFGYSSMVYATVVITILSYLVWLHHFFTMGSGASVNSFFGITTMIISIPTGAKIFNWLFTMYRGRIRFEVPMLWTVGFMVTFVVGGMTGVLLAVPPADFVLHNSLFLVAHFHNVIIGGVVFGLFAGMTFWFPKAFGFKLDDFWGKVSFWFWLAGYWFAFTPLYVLGLMGVTRRMSHFNDPSLQIWFQIAAFGAVLVAIGIAAFIYCIYISFRRREQLRDVTGDPWDARSLEWSTSSPPPEYNFAFTPVVHDNDAWWDMKQRGAQRPLSGYLPIHMPRNTAAGVVLAGLSTVLGFALVWHIWWLVIASFAATVIATIVHSFNYQRDYHIPAETVTRTEEQRTALLNAHV; translated from the coding sequence CTGACCGGCTACCTGGGCTGGGAATCGTTCCCGCTGCACGACCCGGTGATCATGGCGGCCTTCGTCGGCACCGCGCTGGGCGGCATCGCCATCATGGCGCTGGTCACCAGGTACAAGCTGTGGGGCACCCTGTGGCGCGACTGGTTCACCAGCATCGACCACAAGAAGATCGGCATCATGTACATGGTGCTGGGCCTGGTGATGCTGCTGCGCGGCTTCGCCGATGCGCTGATGATGCGCCTGCAGCAGGCCATGGCCTTCGGCGACAACCTCGGTTACCTGCCGCCGCACCACTACGACCAGATCTTCACCGCCCACGGCGTGATCATGATCTTCTTCGTGGCCATGCCGCTGGTCACCGGCCTGATGAACTACCTGGTGCCGCTGCAGATCGGCACCCGCGACGTCGCCTTTCCGTTCCTCAACAACTTCAGCTTCTGGATGACCACCGCCGGCGCGGTGCTGGTGATGCTGTCGCTGTTCGTGGGCGAGTTCGCCAAGACCGGCTGGCTGGCCTACCCGCCGCTGTCGGGGATCGACTATAGCCCGGATGTCGGTGTCGACTACTACATATGGGCGCTGCAGATAGCCGGCGTCGGCACGTTGCTGTCGGGCGTCAACCTGATCGTGACCATCGTCAAGATGCGCGCACCGGGCATGACCCTGATGCGCATGCCGGTGTTCACCTGGACGGCGCTGTGCACCAATGTGCTGATCGTGGTCAGCTTCCCGGTGCTGACCGCGGTGCTGGCGCTGCTGGCGATGGACCGCTACGTGGGGACCAACTTCTTCACGAACGACCTCGGCGGCAACCCGATGATGTACGTGAACCTGATCTGGATCTGGGGCCACCCCGAGGTCTACATCCTGATCCTGCCGGTGTTCGGCGTGTTCTCGGAGATCGTCGCCGCGCTGTCCGGCAAACGCCTGTTCGGCTACAGCTCGATGGTCTATGCGACGGTGGTGATCACCATCCTGTCTTACCTGGTGTGGCTGCACCACTTCTTCACCATGGGCTCGGGCGCCAGCGTCAACTCGTTCTTCGGCATCACCACGATGATCATCTCGATCCCGACGGGCGCGAAGATCTTCAACTGGCTGTTCACCATGTACCGCGGGCGGATCCGCTTCGAGGTGCCGATGCTGTGGACGGTCGGCTTCATGGTCACCTTCGTCGTCGGCGGCATGACCGGCGTGCTGCTGGCGGTGCCGCCGGCCGACTTCGTGCTGCACAACAGCCTGTTCCTGGTCGCCCACTTCCACAACGTGATCATCGGCGGCGTGGTGTTCGGCCTGTTCGCCGGCATGACCTTCTGGTTCCCCAAGGCGTTCGGCTTCAAGCTCGACGACTTCTGGGGCAAGGTCTCGTTCTGGTTCTGGCTGGCCGGCTACTGGTTCGCCTTCACCCCGCTGTACGTGCTCGGGCTGATGGGCGTGACCCGGCGCATGAGCCACTTCAACGATCCGTCGCTGCAGATCTGGTTCCAGATCGCCGCCTTCGGCGCGGTGCTGGTGGCCATCGGCATCGCCGCCTTCATCTACTGCATCTACATCAGCTTCCGCCGCCGCGAGCAGCTGCGCGACGTCACCGGCGACCCGTGGGACGCGCGCAGCCTGGAGTGGTCCACCTCCTCGCCACCGCCGGAATACAACTTCGCCTTCACCCCGGTGGTGCACGACAACGACGCCTGGTGGGACATGAAACAGCGCGGCGCCCAGCGTCCCCTGTCCGGCTACCTGCCGATCCACATGCCCAGGAACACCGCCGCCGGCGTGGTCCTGGCCGGCCTGAGCACGGTGCTCGGCTTCGCCCTGGTCTGGCACATCTGGTGGCTGGTAATCGCCTCGTTCGCCGCCACCGTGATCGCCACGATCGTGCACAGCTTCAACTACCAGCGCGACTACCACATCCCGGCCGAGACCGTGACCCGGACCGAGGAGCAGCGCACCGCCCTGCTGAACGCCCATGTCTGA
- the cyoC gene encoding cytochrome o ubiquinol oxidase subunit III has product MTTSAAAPPSAATPAGCYDLAGEHHPQQGTLLGFWLYLMSDLLIFACLFAVYGVLGRSFAAGPTGADLFDLRLIALNTAMLLLSSITYGFAMLSMQRRHIPGVLAWLAVTGLFGLAFLGIELYEFSHLIHQGAGPQRSAFLSAFFALVGTHGLHVAFGIVWLVVLMVQVQRYGLHAANQRRLLCLSMFWHFLDVVWIGVFTFVYLMGVLP; this is encoded by the coding sequence CTGACCACTTCCGCGGCCGCTCCGCCGTCGGCCGCCACCCCGGCCGGGTGCTACGACCTGGCCGGCGAACACCACCCGCAGCAGGGCACCCTGCTCGGCTTCTGGCTGTACCTGATGAGCGACCTGCTCATCTTCGCCTGCCTGTTCGCGGTGTACGGCGTGCTGGGCCGCAGCTTCGCCGCCGGTCCGACCGGCGCGGACCTGTTCGACCTGCGCCTGATCGCGCTGAACACGGCGATGCTGCTGCTGTCCTCGATCACCTACGGCTTCGCCATGCTGTCGATGCAGCGCCGGCACATCCCCGGCGTGCTGGCCTGGCTGGCGGTCACCGGCCTGTTCGGCCTGGCCTTCCTCGGCATCGAGCTGTACGAGTTCTCGCACCTGATCCACCAGGGTGCCGGGCCGCAGCGCAGCGCGTTCCTGTCGGCGTTCTTCGCCCTGGTCGGTACCCACGGCCTGCACGTGGCGTTCGGCATCGTCTGGCTGGTGGTGCTGATGGTGCAGGTGCAGCGCTACGGCCTGCACGCGGCCAACCAGCGCCGCCTGCTGTGCCTGTCGATGTTCTGGCACTTCCTCGACGTCGTCTGGATCGGCGTCTTCACCTTCGTCTACCTGATGGGAGTGCTGCCATGA
- the cyoD gene encoding cytochrome o ubiquinol oxidase subunit IV translates to MSLPHDPHATHGHDGHTHDEHGDEHGPHVEASHGTMRDYVTGFVLSVILTAIPFWLVMNGVIADSGTTALVILGFAAVQIVVHMVYFLHMNPRSEGGWNMLALMFTVVLVVIVLAGSLWVMHHLNTNMMPMSPHEARIQP, encoded by the coding sequence ATGAGCCTGCCCCATGACCCGCACGCCACCCACGGCCACGACGGCCATACCCACGACGAGCATGGCGACGAGCACGGGCCGCACGTGGAAGCCTCGCACGGCACGATGCGCGACTACGTCACCGGCTTCGTGCTGTCGGTGATCCTGACCGCGATCCCGTTCTGGCTGGTGATGAACGGCGTGATCGCCGACTCGGGCACCACCGCGCTGGTGATCCTGGGCTTCGCCGCGGTGCAGATCGTGGTGCACATGGTCTACTTCCTGCACATGAACCCGCGCTCGGAAGGCGGCTGGAACATGCTGGCGCTGATGTTCACGGTGGTGCTGGTGGTGATCGTGCTGGCCGGCTCGCTGTGGGTGATGCACCACCTCAACACCAACATGATGCCGATGTCGCCGCACGAGGCGCGGATCCAGCCCTGA
- a CDS encoding SURF1 family protein: MSRQHDAPDSRTRHKDATPRPPRGPLALGLLAVGFAFGLLLFAALGVWQVQRMAWKQDLVARVDARIHADPAPAPDAAAWAASTPKEQEYRRVYLQGEWLPGQDTRVQAVTEAGAGRWLLRPLRRDGGGVVLVNLGYVPEDWTVSPPVPGPVEIIGLLRLSEPGGGFLRDNAPDEERWYSRDVAAIAAHHGLADVAPYFVDADVGSGARAGTPWPRGGLTVVRFRDNHLGYALTWFALALLVAGGAWRFALEEVRVRRRWRQSGPQEPMDDPDAGSAVPRRR, translated from the coding sequence ATGAGCCGGCAGCATGACGCGCCCGATTCGCGGACCCGGCACAAGGACGCGACGCCACGGCCACCGCGCGGGCCGCTGGCGCTGGGCCTGCTGGCGGTGGGCTTCGCCTTCGGCCTGCTCCTGTTCGCCGCGCTGGGTGTCTGGCAGGTGCAGCGCATGGCCTGGAAGCAGGACCTGGTCGCCCGGGTCGACGCGCGCATCCACGCCGATCCCGCACCCGCGCCCGATGCGGCCGCCTGGGCAGCCTCCACGCCGAAGGAACAGGAGTACCGCCGCGTATACCTGCAGGGCGAGTGGCTGCCCGGCCAGGACACCCGCGTGCAGGCGGTGACCGAGGCCGGCGCCGGGCGCTGGCTGCTGCGCCCGCTGCGCCGCGACGGCGGCGGCGTGGTGCTGGTCAACCTGGGCTACGTGCCGGAAGACTGGACCGTGTCGCCACCTGTACCGGGTCCGGTCGAGATCATCGGCCTGCTGCGCCTGTCCGAGCCCGGTGGCGGCTTCCTGCGCGACAACGCGCCGGACGAGGAACGCTGGTATTCGCGCGACGTGGCCGCGATCGCCGCCCACCACGGGCTGGCGGATGTGGCGCCGTATTTCGTCGATGCCGATGTCGGCTCGGGCGCGCGGGCCGGCACGCCCTGGCCCCGCGGCGGGCTGACGGTGGTACGGTTCCGCGACAACCACCTGGGCTATGCGCTGACCTGGTTCGCGCTGGCCCTGCTGGTGGCCGGCGGCGCCTGGCGCTTCGCGCTGGAGGAAGTGCGCGTCCGCCGTCGCTGGCGCCAGTCCGGTCCGCAGGAGCCCATGGATGACCCCGACGCAGGCAGCGCCGTCCCCCGGCGCCGATAA
- a CDS encoding ATP-binding protein, translating to MTPTQAAPSPGADKRQSIESARSDTTRGAGVRNMQQLIQLRWIALVGQVATILFVHFALEIRLPLATMLGVAACLAAFNLASLLYWRPRQDVGDAALLSALLVDVAALTAQLYLSGGITNPFVFLYLLQVALGAVLLPAWASWVVVAAGSAGVLGLVVFPGPVTIAANPEQGIADPYVQGLLACFLLTAVLAGLFIGRIARILRERDARLADLRQQAAEEEHIVRMGLLASGAAHELGTPLATLSVLLGDWRRMAPFTGHPELQQDLDEMQTQLGRCKAIVTGILLSAGDARGEAPAQTTLAVFLDELVSEWSATRPVETLDYRRHLDEDVPIVSDSGLQQMIGNILDNALEASPHWVGLEVSREGDDGEWLRLKVSDAGTGFTAETLANFGKPYNSSKGRPGGGLGLFLSLNVARSFGGRLSAANRPQGGAEVVLELPLSALALPAEEPDESNDG from the coding sequence ATGACCCCGACGCAGGCAGCGCCGTCCCCCGGCGCCGATAAGCGCCAGTCGATCGAGTCGGCGCGCAGCGACACCACCCGCGGTGCCGGCGTGCGCAACATGCAGCAGCTGATCCAGCTGCGCTGGATAGCGCTGGTCGGCCAGGTGGCCACGATCCTGTTCGTGCACTTCGCGCTGGAGATCCGCCTGCCGCTGGCGACGATGCTCGGCGTCGCCGCCTGCCTGGCCGCGTTCAACCTGGCCAGCCTGCTCTACTGGCGGCCGCGCCAGGACGTGGGCGACGCGGCGCTGCTGTCGGCGCTGCTGGTCGACGTGGCCGCGCTGACCGCGCAGCTGTACCTGAGCGGCGGCATCACCAACCCGTTCGTGTTCCTGTACCTGCTGCAGGTGGCGCTGGGCGCGGTGCTGCTGCCGGCCTGGGCCAGCTGGGTGGTGGTGGCGGCCGGCAGCGCCGGCGTGCTCGGGCTGGTGGTGTTTCCCGGTCCCGTGACCATCGCCGCCAATCCCGAGCAGGGCATCGCCGACCCGTACGTGCAAGGCCTGCTGGCCTGCTTCCTGCTCACCGCGGTGCTGGCCGGGCTGTTCATCGGCCGCATCGCCCGGATCCTGCGGGAGCGCGACGCACGCCTGGCCGACCTGCGCCAGCAGGCCGCCGAGGAGGAGCACATCGTGCGCATGGGCCTGCTCGCCTCCGGCGCCGCGCACGAACTGGGCACGCCGCTGGCCACGCTGTCGGTGCTGCTCGGCGACTGGCGGCGGATGGCGCCGTTCACCGGCCACCCCGAGCTGCAGCAGGACCTGGACGAGATGCAGACCCAGCTCGGCCGCTGCAAGGCGATCGTGACCGGCATCCTGCTGTCGGCCGGCGACGCGCGCGGCGAGGCGCCGGCGCAGACCACCCTGGCGGTGTTCCTGGACGAGCTGGTCAGCGAATGGAGCGCCACCCGTCCGGTGGAGACGCTGGACTACCGCCGGCACCTGGACGAGGACGTGCCGATCGTCTCCGACTCGGGCCTGCAGCAGATGATCGGCAACATCCTGGACAACGCGCTGGAGGCCTCGCCGCACTGGGTCGGGCTGGAGGTGAGCCGCGAGGGCGATGACGGCGAATGGCTGCGGCTGAAGGTGAGCGACGCCGGAACGGGGTTCACCGCCGAGACCCTGGCCAACTTCGGCAAGCCCTACAATTCCAGCAAGGGACGCCCGGGCGGCGGCCTGGGCCTGTTCCTCTCGCTCAACGTCGCCCGCAGCTTCGGCGGCCGGCTATCGGCGGCCAACCGCCCGCAGGGTGGCGCCGAGGTGGTGCTGGAACTGCCACTGTCCGCGCTGGCCCTGCCCGCGGAAGAACCGGATGAATCGAATGACGGCTGA
- a CDS encoding response regulator transcription factor: protein MTAEENAPRRLLVVEDDAAFARTLIRSFERRGYEVRHAAGQAELDAVLAGFAPGYAVVDLKLAGGSSGLACVQALHERDPEMLIVVLTGYASIATAVEAIKLGACHYLAKPSNTDDIEAAFGRAEGDAAVGLGQRPTSIKTLEWERIHEVLAETGFNVSETARRLGMHRRTLARKLGKQQVK from the coding sequence ATGACGGCTGAAGAAAACGCGCCGCGCAGGTTGCTGGTCGTCGAGGACGACGCGGCGTTCGCGCGCACGCTGATCCGCTCCTTCGAGCGGCGCGGCTACGAGGTGCGCCACGCCGCCGGCCAGGCCGAGCTCGACGCGGTGCTGGCCGGTTTCGCTCCGGGCTATGCGGTGGTCGACCTGAAGCTGGCCGGCGGCAGCTCCGGGCTGGCCTGCGTGCAGGCACTGCACGAGCGCGACCCGGAGATGCTGATCGTGGTGCTGACCGGCTACGCCAGCATCGCCACCGCGGTGGAGGCGATCAAGCTCGGCGCGTGCCACTACCTGGCCAAGCCGTCCAACACCGATGACATCGAGGCGGCGTTTGGCCGCGCCGAGGGCGACGCTGCGGTCGGCCTGGGCCAGCGGCCGACCTCTATCAAGACTCTGGAATGGGAGCGCATCCACGAGGTGCTGGCCGAGACCGGCTTCAACGTCTCCGAGACCGCACGCCGGCTGGGCATGCACCGGCGCACGCTGGCGCGGAAGCTGGGGAAGCAGCAGGTCAAGTAG
- a CDS encoding succinate dehydrogenase iron-sulfur subunit encodes MAEFTLPKNSRITKGKHFPAKGAKNPRVFKVYRWNPDDGANPSTDTYEVDLAACGPMVLDALIKIKNEIDPTLTFRRSCREGICGSCAMNIDGTNTLACTKAIADCGKAEVPIYPLPHMNVVKDLVPDLTHFYAQYASIKPWIRTQTPAPPDRERLQSPEDRKKLDGLYECILCACCSTSCPSYWWNGERYLGPAILLQAYRWIIDSRDEDTGARLDDLEDPFKLYRCHTIMNCARTCPKGLNPALAIAEIKKLMMARRA; translated from the coding sequence ATGGCAGAGTTCACCCTCCCGAAGAATTCCCGCATCACCAAGGGCAAGCACTTCCCGGCCAAGGGAGCGAAGAACCCGCGGGTGTTCAAGGTCTACCGCTGGAACCCGGACGACGGCGCCAACCCGAGCACCGACACCTACGAGGTCGACCTGGCCGCGTGCGGGCCGATGGTCCTGGACGCGCTGATCAAGATCAAGAACGAGATCGACCCGACCCTGACCTTCCGCCGCTCGTGCCGCGAGGGCATCTGCGGTTCGTGCGCGATGAACATCGACGGCACCAACACGCTGGCCTGCACCAAGGCGATCGCCGACTGCGGCAAGGCCGAGGTGCCGATCTACCCGCTGCCGCACATGAACGTGGTCAAGGACCTGGTCCCGGACCTGACCCACTTCTACGCGCAGTACGCCTCGATCAAGCCGTGGATCCGCACCCAGACCCCGGCGCCGCCGGACCGCGAGCGGCTGCAGTCGCCGGAGGACCGCAAGAAGCTCGACGGCCTGTACGAGTGCATCCTGTGCGCGTGCTGCTCGACCAGCTGCCCGAGCTACTGGTGGAACGGCGAGCGCTACCTGGGCCCGGCGATCCTGCTGCAGGCCTACCGCTGGATCATCGACTCGCGCGACGAGGACACCGGCGCGCGCCTGGACGACCTGGAAGACCCGTTCAAGCTGTACCGCTGCCACACCATCATGAATTGCGCGCGGACCTGCCCGAAGGGCCTGAACCCGGCCCTGGCGATCGCCGAGATCAAGAAGCTGATGATGGCGCGGCGTGCCTGA
- the sdhA gene encoding succinate dehydrogenase flavoprotein subunit encodes MSAYKITEHKYDMVVVGAGGAGLRATFGLAQKGLQTVCLTKVFPTRSHTVAAQGGISAALGNMGEDDWRYHFFDTIKGSDWLGDQDAIEYMCREAIPAIIELEHYGVPFSRTEEGKIYQRPFGGMTTRYGEGPPAQRTCAAADRTGHAMLHTLYQQSLAHDARFMIEYFALDLIFDEEGACRGVLALDMAEGSLHLFRAHGVVLATGGYGRAYFSATSAHTCTGDGGGLVMRAGLPMQDMEFVQFHPTGIYGAGCLITEGVRGEGGILRNASGERFMERYAPHYKDLASRDVVSRSMTIEIREGRGVGEHKDHILLDLTHLGPEVINEKLPGIAESAHIFAGVDVTKQPIPVLPTVHYNMGGIPTNYHGEVVRKVGDNPDAVVPGLYAIGEAACVSVHGANRLGSNSLLDLVVFGRAVANRCADTIKKGASHKPLASDACDKALSHLDKLRNANGDTPTAVIRDRMQRTMQSDAAVFRTSKTLKEGCDKMADIFASFEDVKVSDRSLVWNSDLIETYELHNLLLNAVATINSAEQRHESRGAHAHEDYPERDDVNWQKHTLVSVDGSGGCSFDYRPVHMYTLSDDVAVVPPKPRVY; translated from the coding sequence ATGTCCGCCTACAAGATCACCGAACACAAGTACGACATGGTCGTCGTCGGCGCCGGCGGCGCCGGCCTGCGCGCCACCTTCGGCCTGGCCCAGAAGGGCCTGCAGACGGTGTGCCTGACCAAGGTCTTCCCGACCCGCTCGCACACCGTGGCCGCGCAGGGCGGTATCTCCGCCGCGCTGGGCAACATGGGCGAGGACGACTGGCGCTACCACTTCTTCGACACCATCAAGGGCTCGGACTGGCTGGGCGACCAGGACGCGATCGAGTACATGTGCCGCGAGGCGATCCCGGCGATCATCGAGCTGGAGCACTACGGCGTGCCGTTCTCGCGCACCGAGGAAGGCAAGATCTACCAGCGCCCGTTCGGCGGCATGACCACCCGCTACGGCGAGGGCCCGCCGGCGCAGCGCACCTGCGCGGCGGCCGACCGCACCGGCCACGCCATGCTGCACACGCTGTACCAGCAGTCGCTGGCGCATGACGCGCGCTTCATGATCGAGTACTTCGCGCTCGACCTGATCTTCGACGAGGAAGGCGCCTGCCGCGGCGTGCTGGCGCTGGACATGGCCGAGGGCTCGCTGCACCTGTTCCGCGCCCACGGCGTGGTCCTGGCCACCGGCGGCTACGGCCGCGCCTACTTCAGCGCCACCTCGGCCCATACCTGCACCGGCGACGGCGGCGGCCTGGTGATGCGCGCCGGCCTGCCGATGCAGGACATGGAGTTCGTCCAGTTCCACCCGACCGGCATCTACGGCGCCGGCTGCCTGATCACCGAGGGCGTGCGCGGCGAAGGCGGCATCCTGCGCAACGCCAGCGGCGAGCGCTTCATGGAGCGCTACGCCCCGCACTACAAGGACCTGGCCTCGCGCGACGTGGTCAGCCGCTCGATGACCATCGAGATCCGCGAAGGCCGCGGCGTGGGCGAGCACAAGGACCACATCCTGCTCGACCTGACCCACCTGGGTCCGGAGGTGATCAACGAGAAGCTGCCGGGTATTGCGGAAAGCGCGCACATCTTCGCCGGCGTGGACGTGACCAAGCAGCCGATCCCGGTGCTGCCGACCGTGCACTACAACATGGGCGGCATCCCGACCAACTACCACGGCGAAGTCGTGCGCAAGGTCGGCGACAACCCCGACGCGGTGGTGCCGGGCCTGTACGCGATCGGCGAAGCGGCCTGCGTCTCGGTGCACGGCGCCAACCGCCTGGGCTCCAATTCGCTGCTGGACCTGGTCGTGTTCGGCCGCGCGGTGGCCAACCGCTGCGCCGACACGATCAAGAAGGGCGCCTCGCACAAGCCGCTGGCGTCCGACGCCTGCGACAAGGCGCTGTCGCACCTGGACAAGCTGCGCAATGCCAATGGCGACACCCCGACCGCGGTGATCCGCGACCGCATGCAGCGCACCATGCAGTCCGACGCGGCGGTGTTCCGCACCAGCAAGACGCTGAAGGAAGGCTGCGACAAGATGGCCGACATCTTCGCCAGCTTCGAGGACGTGAAGGTTTCCGACCGCTCGCTGGTCTGGAATTCGGACCTGATCGAGACCTACGAACTGCACAACCTGCTGCTCAACGCGGTGGCCACGATCAACTCGGCCGAGCAGCGCCACGAGAGCCGCGGCGCCCATGCGCACGAGGACTACCCCGAGCGCGACGACGTCAACTGGCAGAAGCACACGCTGGTGTCGGTCGACGGGAGCGGCGGCTGCAGCTTCGACTATCGCCCGGTGCACATGTACACGCTCAGCGACGACGTGGCCGTGGTGCCGCCGAAGCCGCGCGTGTACTGA
- the sdhD gene encoding succinate dehydrogenase, hydrophobic membrane anchor protein, translated as MSRYRTPLKNVRGLGSAKTGTEHFIHQRLTATALAILGLWFVWFVLSLVGSDYLTATDAVSKPWNAVLLVGFLAAMFWHAQLGLQVVLEDYIHHSLLALILQTGVKFIAVLGAIVSIFAVARIALAG; from the coding sequence ATGAGCCGTTACCGCACCCCGCTGAAGAACGTGCGCGGCCTGGGCTCGGCCAAGACTGGCACCGAGCACTTCATCCACCAGCGCCTGACCGCCACCGCGCTGGCCATCCTCGGCCTGTGGTTCGTCTGGTTCGTCCTGAGCCTGGTCGGCAGCGACTACCTGACCGCCACCGACGCGGTGTCCAAGCCGTGGAACGCGGTGTTGCTGGTCGGCTTCCTGGCCGCCATGTTCTGGCATGCGCAGCTGGGCCTGCAGGTCGTGCTCGAGGACTACATCCACCATTCGCTGCTGGCGCTGATCCTGCAGACCGGCGTGAAGTTCATCGCGGTGCTGGGCGCGATCGTCAGCATCTTCGCCGTGGCCCGCATCGCGCTGGCCGGCTGA
- the sdhC gene encoding succinate dehydrogenase, cytochrome b556 subunit — protein sequence MSSRERPLSPHLQVYRWQIQMVTSILHRATGVVLAAGALVIAAGLLSLMLGPSAWSCFTGVAGAWYGQLFLFGWSWAFAYHLCNGIRHIVQDFAIGHSIPAFVRSSWLSVAGSLVITAVIWVCALNGGAA from the coding sequence ATGAGCAGTCGCGAACGCCCCCTGTCACCGCATCTGCAGGTGTACCGCTGGCAGATCCAGATGGTGACCTCGATCCTGCACCGCGCCACCGGCGTCGTCCTGGCCGCCGGCGCCCTGGTCATCGCCGCAGGCCTGCTGTCGCTGATGCTCGGCCCGTCCGCATGGAGCTGCTTCACCGGCGTGGCCGGCGCCTGGTATGGCCAGCTGTTCCTGTTCGGCTGGAGCTGGGCCTTCGCCTACCACCTGTGCAACGGCATCCGCCACATCGTGCAGGACTTCGCCATCGGCCACAGCATCCCGGCCTTCGTCCGCAGCAGCTGGCTGTCGGTGGCCGGCAGCCTGGTCATCACCGCCGTCATCTGGGTCTGCGCGCTGAATGGAGGTGCCGCATGA
- a CDS encoding DUF1674 domain-containing protein, which yields MIGQSPAVPEPADAQERGTQPPADAAIPALPREIGGREGLEPTRYGDWEKNGRCVDF from the coding sequence ATGATAGGTCAAAGCCCCGCGGTTCCCGAGCCTGCCGACGCGCAGGAGCGTGGAACACAGCCGCCCGCCGACGCCGCCATTCCGGCGTTGCCGCGCGAAATCGGCGGGCGCGAGGGTCTGGAGCCCACCCGCTACGGGGACTGGGAAAAGAACGGACGCTGCGTCGATTTCTGA
- a CDS encoding YgfZ/GcvT domain-containing protein yields MPDNQPFVSPLIPQGFPVDSFALDGHSVLALDGPDAVAFAQAQFANDVAALAAGQWQWSALLTPKGRVIAVFALLRTGEASLRLLLPDFDAAELGEALRRFVFRRKVVIAPRPDLHVAGAFAAPAQALGADLAGSEDTALELDYGAAGLPRRLRISPAPAVSDAAASEAWTVADLRLGLPRLPASQREQWTPQQLALDRLAAFSVKKGCYPGQEIVARTHFLGKAKRETLLLRVPDTVEAGDEVFQSGRAIGSVVGTAGVVPRIALAVLPLEREAAPLLAGGQEAVVEPFVEGLAR; encoded by the coding sequence GTGCCTGACAACCAGCCTTTCGTATCCCCCCTGATTCCACAGGGATTTCCGGTGGATTCCTTCGCGTTGGACGGCCATTCCGTGCTCGCGCTGGATGGCCCCGACGCGGTCGCCTTCGCCCAGGCGCAGTTCGCCAACGACGTGGCGGCGCTGGCGGCGGGACAGTGGCAGTGGAGCGCGCTGCTGACGCCGAAGGGCCGCGTCATCGCCGTGTTCGCGCTGTTGCGCACCGGCGAGGCTTCGCTGCGGCTGCTGCTGCCGGACTTCGACGCGGCGGAACTGGGCGAGGCGCTGCGCCGCTTCGTGTTCCGGCGCAAGGTCGTGATCGCGCCGCGGCCGGACCTGCATGTCGCCGGCGCGTTCGCTGCGCCGGCGCAGGCCCTTGGCGCCGACCTGGCCGGCAGCGAGGACACCGCGCTGGAACTGGACTACGGCGCCGCGGGCCTGCCCCGCCGCCTGCGCATCTCCCCTGCCCCGGCGGTGTCCGACGCCGCGGCCAGCGAGGCCTGGACCGTCGCCGACCTGCGCCTGGGCCTGCCGCGCCTGCCGGCGTCGCAGCGCGAACAGTGGACGCCGCAGCAGCTGGCGCTGGACCGGCTGGCCGCCTTCAGCGTGAAGAAGGGCTGCTACCCGGGCCAGGAGATCGTGGCCCGTACCCATTTCCTGGGCAAGGCCAAGCGCGAGACGCTGCTGCTGCGGGTGCCCGATACGGTCGAAGCGGGCGACGAAGTGTTCCAGTCCGGGCGGGCCATCGGCAGCGTGGTCGGCACGGCCGGCGTCGTGCCGCGGATCGCCCTGGCGGTGCTGCCGCTGGAACGCGAGGCGGCCCCGCTGCTGGCCGGGGGCCAGGAGGCGGTGGTGGAACCTTTCGTGGAAGGCCTGGCGCGCTGA